Proteins from one Mycobacterium sp. EPa45 genomic window:
- a CDS encoding sensor domain-containing diguanylate cyclase, whose product MLEAAFPIPANEGDRLNVLADYNIMDSLPEQAYDDFAKLASAICGTPIALITLLDEQRQWFKANIGLSVGETPRSQAFCAHAIMNPNDVMTVEDATADERFATNPLVTGDPGIRFYAGAPLVAPTGEALGTICVIDRQPRTLTDTQREALEILSREIIVQLELRRSIATLEQAVLDQEKYVELLQEYQRDIEKVRVHLESQSVTDVLTGVKNRRSFDLTLDEECIRAQSRGTTVSLLMIDVDHFKTFNDEFGHPSGDEVLRAVAHLLHSELRISDSLFRYGGEEFAVVLPETTCKGAFVLGERFRRAVQRAPWPKRQISISIGVAATDADTTSPKDLLHAADRALYQAKQSGRNRVVMASSDA is encoded by the coding sequence CGGACTACAACATCATGGATTCGTTGCCGGAGCAGGCCTACGACGACTTCGCGAAGCTGGCGTCGGCGATCTGCGGCACGCCGATAGCGCTGATCACATTGCTGGACGAGCAGCGGCAATGGTTCAAAGCCAACATCGGTCTCAGCGTCGGCGAAACTCCACGTTCGCAGGCATTCTGCGCACACGCGATCATGAACCCCAACGACGTGATGACCGTCGAAGACGCAACCGCTGACGAACGCTTCGCGACCAACCCCTTGGTGACCGGAGATCCGGGCATCCGCTTCTACGCGGGGGCGCCGCTGGTGGCGCCGACCGGAGAGGCGCTCGGCACGATCTGTGTGATCGATCGGCAGCCACGAACGCTCACCGACACTCAGCGGGAAGCTCTCGAGATCCTGTCCCGCGAGATCATCGTCCAGCTGGAGTTACGCCGCAGCATTGCGACGCTGGAGCAAGCGGTGCTGGACCAGGAGAAGTACGTAGAGCTGCTGCAGGAGTATCAGCGGGACATCGAGAAGGTGCGGGTGCACCTCGAATCCCAATCGGTCACCGATGTCCTGACCGGCGTGAAGAACCGGCGCTCTTTCGACCTCACGCTGGACGAGGAATGCATTCGGGCGCAGAGTCGCGGCACCACGGTATCTCTGCTCATGATCGACGTCGATCACTTCAAGACGTTCAATGACGAGTTCGGGCATCCGTCCGGCGACGAGGTTCTGCGGGCCGTGGCGCACCTGCTGCACTCCGAACTGAGGATCTCGGATTCGCTATTCCGTTATGGCGGTGAGGAATTCGCCGTTGTGCTGCCCGAGACCACCTGCAAAGGGGCTTTCGTGCTCGGCGAAAGGTTCCGTCGCGCCGTGCAACGCGCGCCATGGCCGAAGCGGCAGATATCGATCAGCATCGGCGTCGCGGCGACCGACGCCGACACCACGTCGCCAAAGGACCTGCTGCACGCCGCGGACCGCGCGCTCTACCAAGCCAAACAGAGCGGGCGAAACCGCGTCGTCATGGCGTCGAGCGACGCCTAG